The following proteins come from a genomic window of Deltaproteobacteria bacterium IMCC39524:
- a CDS encoding TetR/AcrR family transcriptional regulator — translation MTKKDKNIAPRERILETAADLFFHQGFRATGINEVIATSGVAKATFYNHFRTKDDLCLAYLRDRNTSEYEAINAFVHDHDTPVERFMAVMKSVQPWLEANNLRGCAFLNMVAEVPDPKNTLRREGLHHYESLRKLIRTLTEDLINSDTQSYEGFEVQVLADDYMLILGGAIAMTEIYHDIWPAIQGVKLVERLINPG, via the coding sequence CCGACCTTTTTTTTCACCAAGGTTTCCGTGCGACAGGCATCAACGAAGTGATTGCCACGTCAGGAGTCGCCAAGGCGACCTTCTACAATCACTTCAGGACAAAAGATGACTTATGCCTGGCATACCTTAGAGACCGCAACACGTCAGAGTATGAAGCAATAAACGCCTTTGTCCATGACCATGACACCCCAGTTGAACGGTTTATGGCAGTCATGAAATCAGTGCAACCGTGGCTTGAAGCAAACAATTTACGCGGTTGCGCATTTCTCAACATGGTGGCAGAGGTTCCCGATCCGAAAAATACTCTACGAAGAGAAGGTCTGCATCACTATGAGAGCCTCAGGAAATTGATACGTACCCTTACCGAGGACTTGATCAATTCGGATACCCAGTCCTATGAGGGTTTTGAAGTACAGGTACTAGCTGATGACTATATGCTAATTCTTGGCGGGGCAATTGCCATGACTGAGATTTACCATGATATATGGCCTGCCATTCAGGGAGTGAAGCTTGTTGAGCGTCTAATCAACCCGGGGTAG